One window of the Clostridium sp. MB40-C1 genome contains the following:
- a CDS encoding HpcH/HpaI aldolase/citrate lyase family protein has product MKFFSDLSAMQKRDIFYKEPNDIINSTPKEFLAYSLGATLYMPALREDMVDLILKHKYERLSSMVLCLEDSIPEDKVEEAEENLKVACRTIKQKIEEEKFNEEDLPLIFVRVRSINQFKRLLEEKDIFEFLTGFCFPKFDSNNGEEYLSILKSFNDGMKHTLYAMPILESKPIIYKESRIDELLRIKEIFEKYKKYILNIRIGGTDFLGLYSIRRSIDNSIYDIRIVSDCICDILNLFLRAEDEYVVSGPVWEYFNSSPDNRVLKSQLRKSPFIEHLGENGELKRKNYLEKCIDGLIKEVILDKANGVIGKTIIHPSHIAIVNALYVVTKEEYEDALAIIDTNRKGAYKSKYNNKMNEVNPHTNWAKKILKRAYVYGVFNDDKSYVDLF; this is encoded by the coding sequence ATGAAGTTTTTTAGTGACTTAAGTGCTATGCAAAAAAGAGATATATTTTATAAAGAACCTAATGATATTATAAATAGCACACCCAAAGAATTTTTAGCCTATTCTCTTGGAGCAACATTGTACATGCCAGCTTTGAGAGAAGACATGGTAGATTTAATTTTAAAACATAAATATGAAAGGTTATCATCTATGGTTTTATGTTTAGAAGATTCTATACCAGAAGATAAAGTCGAAGAAGCTGAAGAAAATTTAAAAGTGGCTTGTAGAACAATAAAACAAAAAATAGAAGAAGAAAAGTTTAATGAAGAAGATTTACCTTTAATATTTGTTAGGGTAAGAAGTATTAATCAGTTTAAACGACTTTTAGAGGAGAAGGATATATTTGAATTTTTAACAGGATTTTGCTTCCCTAAATTTGACTCTAATAATGGAGAAGAATATTTAAGTATTTTAAAATCATTTAATGATGGAATGAAACATACTTTGTATGCAATGCCTATTTTGGAATCTAAACCTATAATCTATAAGGAAAGTAGAATAGATGAATTATTGAGGATAAAAGAAATTTTCGAAAAATATAAAAAGTATATTTTAAATATAAGAATAGGTGGTACAGATTTCCTAGGATTATACTCTATAAGAAGAAGTATCGATAATAGTATATATGATATAAGAATAGTAAGTGATTGTATTTGTGATATATTAAACTTGTTTTTAAGAGCTGAAGATGAATATGTTGTATCTGGACCTGTATGGGAGTATTTCAACTCAAGTCCAGATAACAGAGTTCTAAAATCTCAACTAAGAAAAAGTCCTTTTATAGAGCATTTAGGGGAAAATGGAGAATTGAAAAGAAAAAATTATTTGGAAAAGTGTATAGATGGACTTATTAAAGAAGTGATTTTAGATAAGGCTAATGGGGTCATTGGAAAAACAATAATTCATCCAAGTCATATCGCTATAGTTAATGCATTGTATGTTGTTACAAAAGAGGAATATGAGGATGCATTAGCTATTATAGACACCAATAGAAAAGGAGCATATAAAAGCAAGTACAACAATAAGATGAATGAAGTTAATCCACATACTAATTGGGCAAAGAAAATTTTAAAAAGAGCTTATGTCTATGGAGTTTTCAATGATGATAAAAGTTATGTTGATTTATTTTAG
- a CDS encoding NCS2 family permease — protein MESYFKLKESGTNIKTEVLAGITTFMTMAYILIVNPAILSAAGMDSGAVFTATAVSAVIGTVIMGLYAKLPFAQAPGMGLNAFFAFTIVKQMGYSFQFALTAVFLEGIIFILLTVFNVREAIVDSIPMNIKRAISVGIGLFIAFIGLDNAKIVLHQEHSTILQLGNVTSGTALLAIIGILITGVLLAKNVRGALLIGIVATTVIGIPMGITKLPHGIISAPPSLKPILFKLEFHNIFTFDMFIALFTLLFMDMFDTVGTLVGVATKANMLDKDGKVPRIKNALFADAVATTIGACLGTSTVSTFVESASGVAEGGRTGLTALSTAGMFLIALFFAPLFTIIPSPATTPALILVGLFMMEPIKDIDLVDFTEAIPAFFTIIMMPLAYSISDGIVFGIIAYIFLKALTGRAKEVTIPTYIVGALFILKFFI, from the coding sequence ATGGAATCATACTTTAAATTAAAGGAAAGCGGAACTAATATTAAAACAGAAGTTTTAGCTGGAATAACTACCTTTATGACAATGGCTTATATCTTAATTGTTAACCCTGCAATATTATCAGCAGCAGGAATGGATTCTGGAGCAGTATTTACAGCTACTGCAGTATCAGCTGTTATTGGAACAGTTATAATGGGATTATATGCAAAATTGCCATTTGCTCAAGCACCGGGAATGGGGCTTAATGCATTTTTTGCTTTTACTATAGTTAAGCAAATGGGATATAGCTTTCAATTTGCATTGACAGCAGTATTTTTAGAAGGAATTATTTTTATATTACTTACAGTTTTTAATGTTCGTGAAGCTATAGTTGATTCTATACCTATGAATATTAAAAGGGCTATTTCAGTAGGTATTGGACTTTTCATAGCATTTATAGGACTAGATAATGCTAAGATTGTACTTCATCAGGAACATAGTACTATTCTTCAGCTTGGAAATGTAACAAGCGGGACAGCTCTTCTTGCTATTATAGGAATATTAATAACTGGGGTCCTTTTAGCAAAGAATGTAAGAGGAGCATTACTTATAGGAATTGTTGCAACAACAGTGATAGGTATTCCTATGGGAATAACTAAACTTCCACATGGAATTATAAGTGCTCCACCGTCTTTAAAACCAATACTATTTAAATTAGAGTTTCATAATATATTTACTTTTGATATGTTTATTGCTCTATTTACATTATTGTTTATGGATATGTTTGATACAGTTGGAACCCTTGTTGGCGTTGCTACAAAAGCTAATATGTTAGATAAGGACGGAAAAGTTCCAAGAATCAAAAATGCTCTATTTGCAGATGCTGTTGCAACTACAATAGGAGCTTGCCTTGGAACAAGCACAGTAAGTACTTTTGTTGAAAGTGCTTCAGGAGTTGCAGAAGGTGGAAGAACAGGATTAACTGCTTTATCAACAGCAGGAATGTTTTTAATAGCTTTATTTTTTGCACCACTATTTACTATTATTCCATCTCCAGCTACTACGCCAGCTTTAATATTAGTTGGATTATTTATGATGGAACCTATTAAGGATATAGATTTAGTTGATTTTACAGAAGCTATACCAGCTTTCTTTACAATTATAATGATGCCTCTTGCATACAGCATATCAGATGGTATAGTATTTGGAATAATTGCATATATTTTTTTAAAGGCATTAACAGGAAGAGCAAAAGAGGTTACTATACCGACATACATAGTAGGGGCATTGTTTATATTAAAATTCTTCATTTAG
- a CDS encoding methyl-accepting chemotaxis protein, with translation MKTIRGKLMAAFALLICIMVAINIMFVTTAWNTQSRYKTINNNLILEGELKNASTEVVSSMDELLFEYNEASLKKYNESINDLNQILKFLNQTLTESNSRTAHNTLNNITTGFIKDSNGCIEALKNKNLKQANLLFQEINVKNRFIQQRTNDLISIELQHSYNLQQALEKNFNMKLTIGIVLLVAASLFGIGFSTIFSGRVKDSLMKIVEATNEMSNGNLAQNLDINSNDETKIVADNFNKMIENVSNLIEKTKAVSGEVNSAGEKLNVLSQNSLSNAKSISEVVAQIATGASEQAADTQKGADLTSQIQDKFEELVKNSDDMSEQAKEIVRVKDDGIEALDKLKIKTIENNKETKEVAANIEKLNDHSKNISNIIETITSISEQTNLLALNASIEAARAGEYGRGFAVVADEIRKLAEESDNSTKDIQVIISGIQNEIRRTVDMMNNMEKRSGEQNESVEHVSSGFESISNSIDNIRVRIENLNNSIMSIDEGNKLVVDAISSIASVSEESAAASEEVSASVDEQFKMMEEVEESTTKLNELTEELNIEINKFKLI, from the coding sequence ATGAAGACGATTAGAGGAAAGTTGATGGCAGCATTTGCATTACTTATATGCATAATGGTAGCAATAAACATTATGTTTGTTACTACAGCATGGAATACTCAATCAAGATACAAAACTATAAATAATAACCTTATTTTAGAAGGAGAATTAAAAAATGCATCAACAGAAGTTGTTAGTAGTATGGATGAATTACTATTTGAATATAATGAGGCTAGTTTAAAAAAATACAATGAAAGCATAAACGACTTAAATCAAATCTTAAAGTTCTTAAATCAGACTTTAACGGAAAGTAATAGTAGAACAGCTCATAATACGCTTAACAATATTACAACAGGATTTATTAAGGACTCTAATGGATGTATTGAAGCTCTAAAAAATAAAAATTTGAAACAAGCAAATCTTTTATTTCAAGAGATAAATGTAAAAAATAGATTTATTCAACAAAGGACAAATGATTTAATATCTATAGAACTTCAGCATAGTTATAATTTACAGCAAGCGTTAGAAAAAAACTTTAATATGAAGCTTACTATAGGAATAGTATTGCTTGTAGCAGCATCATTATTTGGTATAGGATTTTCAACTATTTTCTCAGGAAGAGTAAAGGATAGTTTAATGAAAATAGTTGAAGCGACAAATGAAATGTCTAATGGAAATCTAGCTCAAAATTTAGACATAAATTCAAATGATGAAACAAAAATAGTAGCGGATAATTTTAATAAAATGATTGAAAATGTATCAAACCTTATTGAAAAGACTAAGGCTGTTTCTGGAGAGGTTAACAGTGCTGGAGAAAAATTAAATGTTTTATCACAAAATAGTTTAAGTAATGCGAAGTCAATATCTGAGGTAGTGGCACAAATAGCTACAGGAGCATCAGAACAAGCTGCAGATACTCAAAAAGGAGCAGACTTAACTTCACAAATACAAGATAAGTTTGAGGAGCTAGTTAAAAATAGTGATGATATGAGTGAACAGGCAAAAGAAATAGTTAGAGTTAAAGACGATGGGATAGAAGCACTAGATAAATTAAAAATAAAGACTATAGAGAATAATAAAGAAACTAAGGAAGTTGCAGCAAATATAGAAAAACTAAATGATCATTCTAAGAATATTAGTAATATAATTGAAACAATTACTAGTATATCAGAGCAAACAAATTTGTTAGCATTAAATGCATCTATTGAAGCAGCTCGTGCAGGCGAATACGGGAGAGGTTTTGCAGTTGTAGCTGATGAAATAAGAAAATTAGCTGAGGAATCTGATAATTCAACTAAAGATATTCAGGTAATAATATCGGGTATTCAGAATGAGATAAGAAGAACAGTAGATATGATGAATAATATGGAAAAAAGAAGTGGGGAACAAAATGAATCAGTTGAACATGTAAGCTCTGGTTTTGAAAGCATTTCAAACTCAATAGATAATATAAGGGTTAGAATAGAGAATTTAAATAATTCTATAATGTCAATAGATGAAGGTAATAAACTAGTTGTAGATGCAATATCAAGTATAGCTTCGGTATCTGAGGAATCTGCGGCAGCTTCAGAAGAGGTGAGTGCTTCTGTAGATGAACAATTTAAGATGATGGAAGAAGTTGAAGAATCTACTACTAAACTAAATGAACTTACAGAGGAATTAAATATTGAGATAAATAAATTTAAACTTATTTAA
- a CDS encoding substrate-binding domain-containing protein, whose amino-acid sequence MKKFVKLFVLLIAVVLFGCSCGRGNLENDVDKFIQKRFSDKDSTKGTGKEGNGKEVFAILKKDLFLQSVSKSLVKVMGNEGNKVTVRLASDTEDKIKEQIEAINEAIVCNAQAIIISPADDIALIDNLKKAQDGGIKIITMDSSVNTEVAKSKGLKMPPFLHIDNEKAFYDGVKSLGKTVTGPSEVLMILGDQNTIPGQKRKEGGLRALGEMSNLKISAMEDGKWGLKNGYDIAKKYISANPNIKVIICGNDQMALGAAQYTKEAKLMGITITGFDAVPDAKKAVAEGKLLYTIEQSAEGYAKNAQETIKKLINGENVQEDVIVGTSIINK is encoded by the coding sequence ATGAAAAAATTTGTTAAACTGTTTGTTTTATTAATTGCTGTAGTATTGTTTGGATGTTCTTGTGGCAGAGGGAATTTAGAGAATGATGTAGATAAGTTTATTCAAAAAAGATTTAGTGACAAGGATTCAACTAAAGGTACAGGTAAAGAAGGAAATGGTAAAGAAGTATTTGCTATACTTAAAAAAGATTTATTTTTACAAAGTGTATCTAAGAGTTTAGTAAAAGTTATGGGAAATGAAGGAAATAAAGTAACTGTTAGATTAGCATCAGATACAGAGGATAAGATTAAGGAGCAGATAGAGGCAATAAATGAAGCAATTGTTTGCAATGCACAAGCCATAATAATATCTCCAGCAGATGATATTGCTTTAATCGACAATTTAAAGAAAGCTCAAGACGGAGGTATAAAGATTATAACTATGGATAGTAGCGTAAATACTGAAGTAGCTAAGAGCAAGGGGTTAAAAATGCCACCTTTTCTACATATAGATAATGAAAAGGCCTTTTATGATGGAGTAAAGAGCTTAGGTAAAACGGTTACAGGACCATCAGAAGTTCTTATGATATTAGGAGATCAAAATACTATTCCAGGACAAAAGAGAAAAGAAGGGGGACTCCGTGCATTAGGAGAAATGTCAAATTTAAAAATTTCAGCAATGGAAGACGGTAAATGGGGTTTAAAAAATGGATATGACATAGCAAAAAAATATATATCAGCTAATCCTAATATAAAAGTTATTATATGTGGAAATGATCAAATGGCTTTAGGAGCGGCACAATATACAAAGGAAGCAAAATTAATGGGAATAACTATAACTGGTTTCGATGCTGTGCCTGATGCAAAAAAAGCGGTAGCAGAAGGGAAGCTATTATATACTATAGAGCAAAGTGCTGAGGGATATGCTAAAAATGCACAAGAAACTATAAAGAAACTTATAAACGGCGAGAACGTACAAGAGGATGTAATAGTAGGGACAAGTATTATTAATAAATAG
- the hydF gene encoding [FeFe] hydrogenase H-cluster maturation GTPase HydF, with translation MNNTPNANRKHIAIYGKRNAGKSSLLNAIIGQDISLVSSVKGTTTDPVTKSMELIPLGPVVFIDTAGIDDKGELGELRVKKSLKILQRTDFGIYVMDIKDTEDAYYKETTMNFKRYNIPYITVINKIDTVKEEVLEQVRSKFKDAIFISALKEENILFLKDVLIKKIQEDDEEKPIIGDLLSYDSKVVMVVPIDSEAPKGRIILPQVQLIRDCLDNGIKSYVVRDTELQSALQDIKDVDLVVTDSQAFKRVNKIVPHNIKLTSFSILFARYKGELGVFLDGISKIKDLNENSKILISESCTHNHSHEDIGRVKIPMMLKKHTGKDLQFGFKMGHDFPEDISEYDLVIHCGACMVNRKTMLTRINFCKDKKVSITNYGVLLAYLTGILDRSIEIFKI, from the coding sequence ATGAACAATACGCCAAATGCAAATAGAAAGCATATAGCTATATATGGTAAAAGAAATGCAGGTAAATCCTCATTATTAAATGCTATAATTGGTCAGGATATTTCTTTAGTATCTTCTGTAAAAGGAACTACTACAGATCCTGTTACGAAGTCAATGGAGCTAATTCCATTAGGACCAGTAGTTTTTATAGATACAGCTGGAATAGATGATAAAGGTGAACTTGGTGAACTTAGGGTTAAGAAAAGTTTAAAAATTCTTCAAAGAACTGATTTTGGAATTTATGTTATGGATATAAAAGACACAGAGGATGCCTACTATAAGGAAACTACTATGAATTTTAAAAGATATAACATTCCTTATATAACTGTCATAAATAAAATTGATACAGTCAAAGAAGAAGTTTTAGAACAAGTTAGAAGCAAGTTTAAAGATGCTATTTTTATATCTGCTCTTAAAGAAGAAAATATACTATTTTTAAAGGATGTACTAATAAAAAAAATTCAAGAGGATGATGAAGAAAAGCCAATTATAGGAGATTTGTTGTCATATGATAGCAAAGTTGTTATGGTGGTGCCTATTGATTCGGAAGCTCCAAAGGGAAGAATAATACTTCCTCAGGTTCAACTTATAAGAGATTGTTTAGATAATGGGATAAAAAGTTATGTAGTTAGAGATACAGAATTACAATCTGCTCTTCAAGATATAAAAGATGTGGATTTAGTAGTAACAGATTCCCAAGCATTTAAAAGAGTAAATAAGATAGTACCTCATAATATTAAACTCACAAGTTTTTCTATATTATTTGCAAGATACAAAGGAGAGTTAGGTGTATTTTTAGATGGAATTTCCAAAATAAAAGATTTAAATGAGAATTCCAAAATACTTATATCTGAAAGTTGTACTCATAATCATTCACATGAGGATATAGGTAGAGTTAAAATACCTATGATGCTTAAAAAACATACAGGTAAAGATTTACAATTTGGTTTTAAAATGGGGCACGATTTCCCAGAAGATATTTCAGAGTATGATTTAGTCATACATTGTGGAGCTTGCATGGTTAATAGAAAGACAATGCTAACTAGAATAAATTTTTGTAAAGATAAAAAGGTTAGCATAACAAATTACGGAGTGTTATTAGCATATCTAACTGGAATTTTAGATAGAAGTATTGAAATTTTTAAGATATAG
- the hydG gene encoding [FeFe] hydrogenase H-cluster radical SAM maturase HydG, which yields MFIDHDHIYNLLEEAKNVSKEEIQEVLDKAKEKKGLSHKDIAILLQIEDKDQLEEMFKIAGDIKKSVYGNRIVLFAPLYVSDYCVNNCVYCGYQHCNKFGRRKLSMKEVEEEVKILEKMGHKRLALEAGEDPVNCDINYILDVISTVYKTQKDNGNIRRINVNIAATTVEEYKKLKNANIGTYILFQETYHKPTYEKMHPNCLKSNYEYHLTAFDRAMEGGIDDVGGGVLFGLSDYKFEVLGLMMHNEHLEEKFGVGFHTISFPRIRKAEGIDLEKFPNLVDDETFKKIIAIVRIAVPFTGMILSTRESADMRREALRYGISQISAGSCTGVGGYKEREEGKIVDQFILQDHRSPIQVLKELIDAKYIPSYCTACYRKGRTGDRFMSLAKSGNIQYVCGPNAMTTLMEYILDYGDEELKEKGEALIREEAAKIERDDIKNLVLNNIEKLKNGERDLYI from the coding sequence ATGTTTATTGATCATGATCATATATATAATTTGTTAGAGGAAGCTAAAAATGTAAGTAAGGAAGAAATTCAAGAGGTTTTAGACAAAGCAAAAGAGAAAAAGGGTTTATCACATAAGGACATAGCTATATTGCTTCAAATAGAAGATAAAGACCAACTTGAAGAAATGTTCAAAATAGCAGGAGATATTAAGAAATCTGTTTATGGAAATAGAATAGTGTTATTTGCACCTCTTTATGTAAGTGATTATTGTGTAAATAATTGTGTTTATTGTGGATATCAACATTGTAATAAGTTTGGAAGAAGAAAGCTATCCATGAAGGAAGTTGAAGAAGAAGTTAAAATACTTGAAAAGATGGGTCATAAAAGATTGGCGCTTGAGGCTGGAGAAGATCCAGTAAATTGTGATATAAATTATATTTTGGATGTTATATCTACTGTATACAAGACACAAAAGGATAATGGAAATATTAGAAGAATAAATGTTAATATTGCAGCAACTACTGTTGAAGAATATAAAAAACTGAAGAATGCTAACATAGGAACATATATTTTATTCCAAGAAACCTACCATAAACCTACTTATGAAAAAATGCACCCAAATTGTTTAAAAAGCAATTATGAATACCATTTAACTGCTTTTGATAGAGCTATGGAAGGTGGTATAGATGATGTAGGTGGTGGAGTTTTATTTGGACTTTCTGATTATAAGTTTGAAGTGTTAGGATTAATGATGCACAATGAACATTTAGAAGAAAAGTTTGGAGTTGGATTCCATACTATCTCTTTCCCAAGAATTAGAAAAGCCGAAGGAATAGATCTTGAAAAATTTCCTAATTTAGTAGACGATGAAACTTTTAAGAAAATTATAGCTATTGTTAGAATAGCAGTACCTTTTACAGGAATGATTTTATCTACTAGAGAATCAGCAGACATGAGAAGAGAGGCGTTAAGATATGGAATTTCACAAATAAGCGCAGGTTCATGTACAGGAGTAGGTGGATACAAAGAACGTGAAGAAGGAAAGATAGTAGATCAGTTTATTTTGCAAGATCACAGAAGTCCAATACAAGTTCTAAAAGAATTAATAGATGCTAAATATATACCAAGTTATTGTACTGCCTGTTATAGGAAGGGTAGAACTGGAGACAGATTTATGAGCCTTGCTAAAAGTGGTAATATACAATATGTTTGTGGTCCAAATGCTATGACGACTTTAATGGAATATATTTTAGATTATGGAGATGAAGAACTTAAAGAAAAAGGAGAAGCTTTAATTCGTGAAGAAGCAGCAAAGATTGAAAGAGATGATATAAAAAATCTAGTTCTTAATAATATAGAAAAATTAAAAAATGGAGAAAGAGATTTATATATATAA
- the hydE gene encoding [FeFe] hydrogenase H-cluster radical SAM maturase HydE produces MKELIDKLYKENYLDKTGLFYLINNINEKDKDYLIQRAHETRMKTYGSKVFMRGLVEFTNYCKRNCVYCGIRASNKNADRYRLSLEDILNTCEEGNRLGYKTFVLQGGEDDYYTDEKIIEIISKIKNKFKTCAVTLSIGEKSYESYKRYYEAGADRYLLRHETASRELYEKLHPTSSFENRRECLCNLKKIGYQVGAGFMVGLPGQTKEDYVKDIHFLKELNPEMVGIGPFISHKDTPLRNEKNGTLEETIIMLALIRLFLPEVLLPATTALGTIDPIGREKGLKAGANVVMPNLSPTSVREKYSLYNGKICTGDEAAECRRCIEGRINRAGFCVDMSRGDNINWRRK; encoded by the coding sequence ATGAAAGAACTAATTGATAAATTATATAAAGAAAACTATCTAGATAAAACAGGGCTTTTTTATTTAATAAATAATATAAATGAAAAAGACAAGGATTATCTGATACAAAGGGCACATGAAACTAGGATGAAGACTTATGGATCTAAGGTTTTTATGAGAGGGCTTGTAGAGTTTACAAACTATTGTAAAAGAAATTGTGTCTATTGTGGGATTAGAGCTTCTAATAAAAACGCTGATAGATACAGATTAAGTCTTGAAGATATATTAAATACTTGTGAAGAAGGAAATAGACTTGGGTATAAAACATTTGTACTTCAAGGTGGAGAAGATGACTATTATACAGATGAAAAAATTATAGAAATAATAAGTAAAATTAAAAATAAGTTTAAAACCTGTGCAGTAACTCTTTCTATAGGGGAAAAAAGTTACGAGTCTTATAAGCGATACTATGAGGCAGGAGCTGATAGATATCTTTTAAGGCATGAAACAGCATCAAGGGAACTGTACGAGAAACTTCACCCTACTTCTAGCTTTGAAAATAGAAGAGAATGCTTATGTAATTTAAAAAAGATTGGGTACCAAGTAGGAGCTGGGTTTATGGTTGGATTACCCGGTCAAACTAAAGAAGATTATGTAAAGGATATACATTTCTTAAAGGAATTAAATCCTGAAATGGTAGGAATAGGTCCTTTTATATCTCATAAGGATACTCCTTTAAGAAATGAAAAAAACGGAACGTTAGAAGAAACTATAATTATGTTAGCTTTGATAAGGTTATTTTTACCAGAGGTTCTTCTACCAGCGACTACCGCATTAGGAACTATAGACCCAATTGGTAGAGAAAAAGGACTTAAGGCAGGAGCTAATGTAGTTATGCCAAATTTATCGCCTACATCAGTTAGAGAAAAATATTCATTATATAATGGGAAAATATGTACAGGAGATGAAGCTGCAGAGTGCAGAAGATGTATAGAAGGAAGAATAAATAGAGCTGGATTTTGTGTTGATATGTCAAGAGGAGACAATATAAATTGGAGGAGGAAATAA
- a CDS encoding TM1266 family iron-only hydrogenase system putative regulator yields MKKIAVISAILEEPNQCQKEFNDIVASFKGIIRGRMGIPFEEEGISVISITVIGDLNEINSLTGKLGNIDNVLVKTSIAKKEI; encoded by the coding sequence ATGAAAAAAATTGCTGTTATTAGTGCTATTTTAGAAGAACCTAACCAATGTCAAAAGGAATTTAATGATATAGTAGCTAGTTTCAAAGGAATTATTAGAGGAAGAATGGGTATACCTTTTGAAGAAGAGGGGATATCTGTGATTTCTATAACTGTGATTGGAGATTTAAATGAAATAAATAGTCTTACAGGAAAGTTAGGTAACATTGACAATGTTTTAGTTAAAACATCTATCGCAAAGAAAGAGATTTAG
- a CDS encoding response regulator transcription factor: protein MFKIMIVEDDIKIREIVLENLQKWGFDGLYVEDFGEVFNTFVKYEPHMILMDINLPSFDGFYWCNKIREISKVPIIFISSRNTNMDIIMAMNMGGDDFVQKPFSLDVLMAKINAILRRTYSYSNVEANVIEHNGATLNLKDSTILYNEEKLDLTKNEFKIIYILMQNSGSVVSRDKIMRSLWEDESFIDDNTLTVNVNRLRKKLSDIGLNDFIQTKKGQGYIIL, encoded by the coding sequence ATGTTTAAAATAATGATAGTTGAAGATGATATTAAAATAAGAGAAATTGTACTGGAAAATTTACAAAAATGGGGATTTGATGGCTTATATGTTGAAGATTTTGGTGAAGTATTTAACACCTTCGTAAAATACGAACCCCATATGATCTTAATGGACATAAATCTTCCATCATTTGATGGGTTTTATTGGTGTAATAAAATAAGAGAAATATCAAAGGTCCCAATTATATTTATTTCTTCCCGTAATACAAATATGGATATAATTATGGCAATGAATATGGGTGGAGATGACTTTGTTCAAAAACCTTTTTCTTTAGATGTACTAATGGCAAAGATAAATGCAATCTTAAGAAGAACTTACTCTTATTCAAATGTTGAAGCAAACGTCATTGAACATAATGGAGCTACATTAAACTTAAAAGATAGTACTATTTTATACAATGAAGAAAAATTAGACTTAACAAAAAATGAGTTTAAAATTATATATATTCTTATGCAAAATAGTGGGAGCGTTGTAAGTAGAGATAAAATAATGAGGAGTCTTTGGGAAGATGAAAGTTTTATAGATGATAATACATTAACTGTAAATGTAAATAGACTTAGAAAGAAGCTTTCTGATATAGGACTAAATGACTTTATTCAAACTAAAAAGGGGCAAGGATATATAATACTATGA